A portion of the Bacteroidota bacterium genome contains these proteins:
- a CDS encoding glycosyltransferase family 2 protein produces MNPCTGDCCVQPDASPRVTVIIVNWNGRDYLSACLQALLVQTMPNFRVVLVDNASTDGSLDGVDGLDPRLVVERLGANLGFAQANNLAVRLHAQTEYIALLNPDAFPAPDWLGALLSAADAHPEAAAFGSRLLDAADAQRLDGTGDVYHAAGIAWRRRHGDRIQPGDDIADEIFAPCAAAALYRLAAWREVGGFDASYFCYYEDVDLGFRLRLRGYVCRYVPTAICRHVGSGLTGRRSDFATYHGHRNLLWTFVKNMPGPLLTVLLPAHLTLTLASLLLLWRRGQAAVVWRAKRDALLALPRVLEQRRAVQRARKVGLRTLAGSLLWWPRLGPSA; encoded by the coding sequence ATGAATCCTTGTACCGGCGATTGCTGCGTCCAACCTGATGCATCGCCACGGGTTACGGTGATCATTGTCAATTGGAATGGGCGCGATTACCTGTCGGCTTGTCTCCAGGCATTGCTTGTGCAGACAATGCCGAATTTTCGTGTCGTGCTGGTTGACAATGCCAGCACGGACGGGTCGCTGGATGGGGTGGATGGGCTGGATCCTCGATTAGTTGTGGAGCGACTTGGTGCTAATCTTGGATTTGCTCAAGCGAATAATCTCGCGGTCAGGTTGCATGCGCAAACGGAATACATCGCTCTTTTGAATCCAGATGCTTTTCCGGCTCCGGATTGGCTTGGTGCGTTGCTTTCCGCAGCTGACGCGCATCCAGAGGCGGCTGCCTTTGGTTCGCGCCTGCTCGATGCGGCGGATGCCCAGCGACTTGACGGTACCGGCGATGTCTATCATGCGGCAGGTATCGCCTGGCGGAGACGTCATGGCGATCGGATTCAGCCCGGTGACGACATTGCCGATGAAATTTTTGCTCCCTGTGCCGCGGCTGCGTTATACAGGCTTGCTGCCTGGCGCGAGGTTGGTGGGTTCGATGCAAGCTATTTCTGTTATTACGAAGATGTGGATCTGGGGTTTCGATTGCGCTTGCGGGGTTACGTATGCCGGTATGTGCCAACTGCGATATGCCGGCATGTGGGGTCCGGCCTGACAGGGCGTCGTAGCGATTTCGCTACTTATCATGGTCACCGCAACTTGTTGTGGACCTTCGTCAAGAACATGCCAGGCCCATTGCTGACGGTATTGCTCCCGGCACACTTGACACTCACGTTGGCCTCGCTGCTTCTTTTGTGGAGACGAGGTCAGGCTGCGGTAGTCTGGCGAGCAAAGCGTGATGCTTTGCTCGCCTTGCCGCGTGTGCTTGAGCAGCGACGTGCAGTGCAGCGGGCGCGCAAGGTGGGCTTGCGCACCTTGGCAGGGAGTCTGCTATGGTGGCCGAGGTTGGGGCCGTCGGCATGA
- a CDS encoding glycosyltransferase: MRILFVLHQFYPEFSGGTEHVALNLARAAQRAGHYAHVLACAVGATSINQLPSTLDGALHSVYQGVPVTLIPRAALPLEADFSFETSPELSERLSGWMRKERFDLAHVLHPMRMGSVLLALQHCGMPYLLTLTDFFAACFRINLVNVRHLACAGPDGGSRCASECLVSPWTRASLASRYQQAIGVLSSAGMRVCPSEYVAGRYRGIFPDQDFVVIPHGIDLLAIAERGSGSFDRKSEGLTFGFIGSIIPQKGLDFLLRAFARVEGKNLRLKVIGGLHGEPAYQRDINRLVAADTRVELLGWLPAKQVFQEIQTLDLLCLPSRVPETFSLVLHEAAAAGVPAMVSAMGAPCERVARHGGGLVLPVDDEDAWVDAIASLVDRPGQLHYWRANLPLPLRLEEEAFFYESLYRRLLRPT, encoded by the coding sequence ATGCGTATTTTATTTGTTCTTCATCAGTTTTACCCTGAGTTTTCTGGCGGTACAGAACATGTTGCATTGAATCTGGCTCGTGCTGCGCAGCGAGCTGGGCATTACGCGCATGTGCTTGCCTGTGCAGTAGGGGCGACATCCATTAATCAGTTGCCTTCAACTCTCGATGGGGCGCTGCATTCTGTATATCAAGGTGTTCCAGTGACCTTGATTCCCCGTGCAGCGCTACCTTTGGAGGCGGATTTCAGTTTTGAAACCAGTCCGGAGTTGAGTGAGCGGTTAAGTGGCTGGATGAGAAAAGAGCGATTTGATCTTGCGCATGTGTTGCATCCGATGCGCATGGGTAGTGTATTGCTTGCCTTGCAGCACTGTGGCATGCCTTATCTGTTGACTTTGACAGATTTTTTTGCAGCCTGTTTTCGTATCAATCTCGTGAATGTACGACACCTTGCCTGTGCTGGACCCGACGGCGGTAGTCGATGTGCGAGCGAGTGTCTTGTTTCGCCATGGACGCGCGCTAGTTTGGCCAGTCGGTACCAGCAGGCTATTGGTGTGTTGTCTTCTGCGGGCATGAGAGTCTGTCCCTCAGAGTATGTTGCTGGTCGGTACCGCGGTATTTTCCCGGATCAGGATTTTGTAGTTATTCCTCATGGAATCGATCTGTTGGCAATCGCAGAGAGAGGGAGTGGTAGTTTTGATCGTAAATCTGAAGGTTTGACCTTTGGGTTTATTGGGTCGATCATTCCACAAAAAGGGTTGGATTTTCTGTTGCGGGCGTTTGCACGCGTTGAGGGGAAAAATCTGCGATTGAAGGTGATCGGCGGGTTGCATGGTGAGCCTGCATATCAGCGCGATATAAATCGACTCGTGGCTGCGGATACGCGCGTAGAGTTGCTGGGGTGGTTGCCGGCGAAACAAGTGTTTCAGGAAATTCAGACTCTTGATTTATTGTGTCTGCCTTCGCGTGTGCCAGAGACTTTTTCGCTGGTGTTGCATGAAGCAGCCGCTGCCGGCGTGCCTGCTATGGTGTCGGCGATGGGGGCTCCATGTGAACGGGTAGCGAGGCACGGTGGGGGCTTGGTGCTGCCGGTTGATGATGAAGATGCTTGGGTTGATGCAATTGCCAGTTTGGTAGACCGGCCTGGACAACTTCATTATTGGCGAGCCAATTTGCCTTTGCCATTACGCTTGGAAGAGGAAGCTTTTTTTTATGAATCCTTGTACCGGCGATTGCTGCGTCCAACCTGA